A single genomic interval of Asinibacterium sp. OR53 harbors:
- a CDS encoding Hsp70 family protein, giving the protein MVLGIDLGTSNTVAATLSRDGSPVLIPDANNKDQQITPSIAIIEGNRAYAGGFAESLYESLPDKQIISYFKRSFGTQDPVYFDDDNNAWFSETVASLIIRKVKNDAELYLPDGFKQAVITVPAHYNDVQRKSVIEAARLAELELSAIVEEPVAAALFYGSSNKKIDEEIILIYDFGGGTFDLTLITKSGTQLNVIAKDGVNKLGGKEFDEIVQETIRADYEKAFGVPFPSDKLTNNRVQKIAENIKIELNDAATPANISKWIMIGRDAFESTFYYEGYAARATQLITKTEQAVNRCLRSLGMQFTDVNKLVLIGGTSSSKLVYNFWKQKIAPHQELIYHQPLSSVAKGAALYAASFSSGSSSLVTPIELRSVSTYNIGLLLSNSDRQQIDLLIHRNIPLPVSSKKVYRINPSKTDFVLIELCQFWDPQEDLHKLGTIKAGPFGPVSEFLLEVNVENRLNGTIGIKLKNAENGRDIKFEFIRKESGYKYDFLQQKSLLDNIYLNNYL; this is encoded by the coding sequence ATGGTATTGGGCATTGACCTGGGAACCAGCAATACAGTAGCCGCCACCCTCAGCAGGGATGGAAGCCCTGTGCTGATACCCGACGCCAACAACAAAGACCAGCAGATCACACCTTCCATTGCCATCATTGAAGGGAACCGGGCTTATGCGGGTGGCTTTGCAGAAAGTCTTTACGAATCATTGCCGGATAAACAGATCATCTCCTATTTCAAAAGAAGTTTCGGAACGCAGGACCCGGTTTATTTCGACGATGACAACAATGCCTGGTTCAGTGAAACAGTAGCTTCGTTGATCATTCGAAAAGTGAAGAACGATGCGGAGCTGTACCTGCCCGATGGTTTCAAGCAGGCTGTGATCACGGTGCCTGCCCATTACAACGATGTGCAAAGGAAATCTGTCATTGAAGCCGCCAGGCTGGCCGAACTGGAGCTCAGCGCCATCGTGGAAGAGCCCGTGGCCGCAGCGCTGTTTTATGGGAGCAGTAATAAAAAAATAGACGAAGAGATCATACTCATTTATGATTTTGGCGGCGGCACATTCGACCTTACACTCATCACCAAATCGGGCACACAGCTGAATGTGATTGCCAAAGACGGTGTAAACAAATTAGGTGGAAAAGAGTTTGATGAGATCGTACAGGAAACCATCCGGGCCGACTATGAGAAAGCGTTTGGCGTGCCCTTCCCTTCCGATAAACTCACCAATAACCGCGTTCAGAAAATTGCGGAAAACATCAAAATAGAATTGAATGATGCGGCTACTCCTGCCAATATCAGTAAATGGATCATGATAGGCAGGGATGCTTTCGAATCTACTTTTTATTATGAAGGCTATGCTGCGAGAGCTACCCAACTCATTACCAAAACAGAACAGGCTGTCAACAGGTGTTTGCGTTCCCTCGGTATGCAATTTACCGATGTCAATAAGCTGGTATTGATAGGCGGCACATCCAGCAGCAAGCTGGTGTATAATTTCTGGAAGCAAAAGATCGCTCCGCACCAGGAACTCATTTATCACCAGCCTTTGAGCAGCGTGGCCAAAGGAGCAGCCCTTTATGCCGCTTCGTTCAGCAGTGGCAGCAGTTCGCTGGTAACACCCATTGAACTGAGAAGCGTTAGCACCTATAACATCGGCTTATTATTATCGAACAGCGACAGGCAACAAATCGATCTGTTGATCCACCGGAATATACCCCTGCCTGTTTCATCTAAAAAAGTGTACCGCATCAACCCCAGCAAAACCGATTTCGTTTTGATTGAATTATGTCAATTCTGGGATCCGCAGGAAGACCTGCACAAACTGGGCACTATCAAAGCAGGGCCTTTTGGACCGGTCTCAGAATTTCTGCTGGAAGTGAATGTGGAAAACAGGTTGAATGGTACCATTGGCATTAAACTGAAAAATGCAGAAAACGGCCGTGACATCAAATTCGAATTCATCCGCAAGGAATCGGGATACAAGTACGATTTCCTGCAACAAAAATCCTTGCTGGACAATATTTACCTGAACAATTATCTATAA
- a CDS encoding SUMF1/EgtB/PvdO family nonheme iron enzyme gives MKRCLLKSIFLLAACVMVMDAAAQLIKAPTNTKTGTDSKKKTGTKPQVKFRDDNEEKKEDAFAYLVLKASKSSAINVSINESEAGKIKAGMSKRVPLNNSDEMRISLSDGQGTQYDTSFVVQDKDAGHNIVIAFPEVDNSPVKSAEVLAQKAKDDQLHEEKLEELRRIKEAQEVLKQQHIASLNEAEGRIRDWIKQIFNDKTALQTLIIKIRKGESGITDQVLKSRDLFLNDKNQLASLVKNYSDSAVAFTMKDERDRFLKEIKIDQDKITRDESYRFIDAVQAGKAPLSDNIEIALKASRSSDIGFFIRKDSLEEAIIGGKRIVDYALDVKSDTTVFRYLFEHGVGVNNYGARFAENKEIYATPLAHACINADTDVIKLFIEKGARFFPATMSRIEKKKQLKVLLTKFGSRSEVMALLKANNYDVDDGTVALSAALQELDSSMVLVEGGQFTMGCTNEVGVSCSTREKPAIAVTVDSFYISKYELTQHIWAAIMEDDNPSFFKDCPNCPVEMISWKAANDFIERLNKLSNKKFRLPTEAEWEYAARGGKLEDKSYYYAGSRDANEVAWYKDNANKTSPVGGKKPNPLGLYDMSGNVSEWCSDYYAEDYFSHSTRVNPIGPELSAQKVLRGGSFMQSSWSSRISNREGHELDFSNNATGFRLAMSK, from the coding sequence ATGAAGCGCTGTTTACTCAAATCCATTTTCTTACTGGCTGCCTGTGTGATGGTCATGGATGCTGCTGCCCAGCTCATCAAAGCTCCTACCAATACCAAGACAGGTACTGATTCGAAGAAAAAAACAGGTACTAAACCGCAGGTAAAATTCCGGGATGATAATGAAGAGAAAAAAGAAGATGCATTTGCTTACCTGGTACTCAAGGCCAGCAAAAGCAGTGCCATCAACGTAAGTATCAATGAGAGCGAAGCAGGTAAGATCAAGGCTGGGATGTCTAAACGTGTCCCGCTCAACAATTCAGATGAAATGCGCATTTCACTCAGTGATGGCCAGGGTACCCAGTACGATACTTCTTTCGTTGTGCAGGATAAAGATGCAGGGCATAATATCGTTATCGCTTTTCCAGAAGTAGATAATTCCCCTGTTAAGTCGGCCGAAGTGCTCGCCCAGAAAGCAAAAGATGATCAGTTACACGAAGAAAAGCTGGAGGAATTGCGCAGGATAAAAGAAGCACAGGAAGTGCTCAAACAACAACATATTGCTTCTTTAAATGAAGCAGAGGGCCGCATCAGGGATTGGATCAAACAAATCTTCAATGATAAAACCGCATTGCAAACGCTGATAATAAAGATCAGGAAAGGCGAAAGCGGTATCACAGACCAGGTATTGAAATCCAGGGATCTTTTTCTGAACGATAAGAATCAACTGGCGTCACTGGTTAAAAACTATTCCGATTCTGCTGTAGCTTTTACTATGAAAGATGAACGGGACCGTTTCCTGAAAGAGATTAAAATTGACCAGGACAAGATCACGAGGGACGAATCTTACCGATTCATTGACGCCGTTCAGGCAGGCAAGGCCCCGCTAAGCGATAATATTGAGATCGCATTAAAGGCATCGCGAAGCAGCGATATCGGCTTTTTCATCCGCAAAGACAGCCTCGAAGAAGCGATCATTGGTGGCAAAAGAATCGTCGATTATGCACTCGATGTAAAAAGCGATACAACTGTTTTTCGTTACCTCTTTGAACACGGCGTGGGCGTCAACAATTACGGCGCCCGGTTTGCAGAAAATAAAGAGATTTACGCCACACCCCTGGCGCATGCATGCATCAATGCAGATACTGATGTGATCAAATTGTTCATCGAAAAAGGAGCCCGGTTCTTTCCTGCAACCATGAGCCGGATAGAAAAGAAAAAACAACTCAAGGTATTACTTACCAAATTCGGCAGCCGGTCTGAAGTTATGGCCCTGCTCAAAGCAAACAACTATGATGTTGATGATGGTACGGTAGCACTTTCAGCAGCTTTGCAGGAGCTCGACAGCAGCATGGTATTGGTAGAAGGCGGACAGTTTACGATGGGTTGTACCAATGAAGTAGGCGTGAGTTGTTCTACACGGGAAAAGCCGGCCATTGCTGTTACAGTGGATAGTTTCTATATCAGTAAGTATGAACTCACACAACATATTTGGGCGGCGATTATGGAAGACGATAATCCCAGTTTCTTCAAGGATTGTCCCAATTGTCCCGTTGAAATGATCAGCTGGAAAGCAGCGAACGATTTCATTGAACGACTCAATAAACTATCCAACAAAAAATTCAGGCTGCCTACAGAAGCCGAATGGGAATATGCCGCAAGAGGTGGAAAGCTGGAAGACAAATCATATTACTATGCCGGCAGCAGGGATGCCAACGAAGTGGCGTGGTATAAAGACAATGCCAATAAAACATCGCCTGTTGGTGGTAAGAAGCCAAATCCGTTGGGTCTTTACGATATGAGTGGCAACGTATCGGAATGGTGCAGTGATTATTATGCAGAGGATTATTTTTCCCATAGCACACGTGTCAATCCCATAGGCCCTGAGTTAAGTGCGCAAAAAGTATTGCGTGGCGGCTCCTTCATGCAATCATCCTGGTCGTCTCGCATATCCAACCGCGAAGGACATGAGTTGGATTTCAGCAACAATGCCACCGGGTTCAGGCTCGCCATGAGTAAATAA
- the hxpB gene encoding hexitol phosphatase HxpB, whose translation MQLTSVIFDIDGLLIDSEPLWNEAASEVFAAYGVSFTDEQYKSTTGLRTREFVQWWLAWFKIDPSEQLRAEKKIISLVLDKIEHKGRVMQGVPYIFDFFLKKQFKIGLATSSPPELIELVVRMTGIKDVLSAACSAELLDYGKPHPQVYLNCAQELNSHPTACLCFEDSFNGLVAAKAARMKCVVVPAAAELKEEKWGAADLRLSSLQNFGELHFGLLS comes from the coding sequence ATGCAGTTAACAAGCGTTATTTTCGATATCGACGGTTTGCTGATCGACAGCGAGCCCCTATGGAATGAAGCAGCATCAGAAGTATTTGCAGCCTATGGCGTGTCCTTTACCGACGAACAATACAAAAGCACTACCGGCTTGCGTACAAGAGAGTTTGTACAGTGGTGGCTGGCCTGGTTCAAAATCGACCCTTCTGAACAATTACGGGCAGAAAAAAAGATCATTTCACTTGTACTTGATAAAATCGAGCACAAAGGACGGGTGATGCAGGGTGTCCCTTATATTTTTGATTTTTTCCTGAAAAAGCAATTCAAGATTGGCCTGGCTACTTCTTCACCACCGGAATTGATTGAGTTGGTGGTGCGCATGACTGGTATAAAAGATGTTCTTTCCGCTGCCTGTTCTGCCGAATTACTCGATTACGGTAAGCCTCATCCGCAAGTATACCTCAACTGTGCACAGGAACTGAATAGTCATCCTACTGCCTGTCTTTGTTTCGAAGATTCTTTCAACGGATTGGTTGCTGCCAAGGCAGCACGTATGAAATGCGTGGTAGTACCCGCCGCTGCAGAATTAAAAGAAGAAAAATGGGGTGCGGCTGATTTACGTTTGTCTTCGCTTCAGAATTTTGGCGAGCTACATTTTGGACTGCTCAGTTAA